A DNA window from Hydractinia symbiolongicarpus strain clone_291-10 chromosome 6, HSymV2.1, whole genome shotgun sequence contains the following coding sequences:
- the LOC130647633 gene encoding dnaJ homolog subfamily B member 14-like, with protein sequence MEGNKDEALKCIHLAEKFLHSGHKEKAIKFLNKSIKLYSTEKARNLLNTISQDTTSNGDAPGVRKRRNSEKQTKQKEDEEEQEKKYTPEQVQAVKRIKKCKDYYDVLGVGQDFSENELKKAYRKLALQFHPDKNKAPGATEAFKRISNSFAVLSDSEKRRQYDRYGEGLQPSQARRQRYYHEDDFEGDVSPEDLFNMFFGGGYPSGRVYVHRPRQHHHNQQQNVSSMYPLIQILPLLLIVLFSLISSFLIPEPVYSFQKTSQYRYPMATPTYGITFYVKDASIRDQYTSQQFSQLQRRIEREFLENLQVRCFREKQYRAELYHQARLWASEEMQSRAQNFVMESCNQLDGLRGQ encoded by the exons ATGGAAGGTAACAAGGACGAAGCATTAAAATGTATACATTTAGCTGAAAAATTCCTGCATTCTGGTCACAAAGAAAAGGctataaagtttttaaacaaatcaatcaaGCTATACTCTACTGAGAAGGCTAGAA ATTTGCTAAATACAATATCTCAAGACACAACTTCAAATGGCGATGCTCCTGGTGTTCGGAAGCGTAGAAAtagtgaaaaacaaacaaagcagAAGGAAGATGAggaagaacaagaaaaaaaatacacacctGAACAGGTACAAGCTGTTAAAAG AATAAAAAAGTGCAAAGATTATTATGACGTGCTTGGCGTTGGACAGGACTTCTcggaaaacgaattaaaaaaagcgTACAGAAAACTAGCATTACAATTTCATCCAGACAAAAACAAGGCTCCTGGTGCTACTGAAGCTTTTAAAC gAATAAGCAATTCTTTCGCTGTGTTGAGTGACTCTGAGAAAAGGCGTCAATATGATAGGTATGGTGAAGGATTGCAACCAAGTCAAGCAAGACGACAAAGATATTATCACGAAGATGACTTTGAAG GGGACGTTTCGCCTGAAGATTTATTTAATATGTTTTTCGGCGGTGGATATCCCTCAG gGCGTGTTTATGTGCATCGTCCAAGACAACATCATCACAACCAACAACAG AACGTTTCATCGATGTACCCTCTCATACAAATACTTCCATTATTATTAAtcgttttgttttcattaattAGTAGTTTTCTCATACCGGAACCTGTTTatagtttccaaaaaacttc ACAATATCGGTATCCCATGGCAACTCCTACTTATGGTATAACGTTCTATGTCAAG gATGCATCAATACGAGATCAATATACTTCACAGCAATTTTCACAATTACAACGTAGAATTGAACGTGAATTTTTGGAAAATCTACAAGTTCGGTGTTTTAGGGAAAAACAATACA GAGCAGAATTATACCACCAAGCCCGACTTTGGGCTAGCGAAGAGATGCAAAGTAGGGCGCAAAATTTTGTCATGGAATCTTGCAACCAACTTGATGGCTTGCGAGGACAATGa
- the LOC130647634 gene encoding 60S ribosomal protein L7-like: MAEGNKLPGVPETLLKRRKTLEKVKAARAAAKLKQKKALKEKRNIVFTRAENYVKEYRTKERDEIRLRRMAKQKGNFYVPAEPKLAFVIRIRGINQVSPKVKKALQLLRLRQINNGVFVRLHKSTINMLRLVEPYIAWGYPNLKSVRELIYKRGYAKVNHQRIPITDNQIIEANLGKENIICVEDLIHEIYTVGENFKKANNFLWPFKLSCATGGMRKQTTHYVEGGDHGNREDFINNMIRTMN, from the exons ATGGCCGAagg CAACAAACTTCCAGGCGTCCCAGAGACCCTCCTTAAAAGGAGAAAGacattagaaaaagtaaaagctGCTCGTGCTGCTGCAAAATTAAAGCAGAAAAAG GCTCTTAAGGAAAAGCGCAACATAGTTTTTACCCGTGCAGAAAATTATGTCAAAGAATACAGAACAAAGGAACGTGATGAAATTCGTCTTCGTCGAATGGCAAAACAGAAGGGTAACTTCTATGTCCCAGCTGAACCAAAACTTGCTTTTGTCATCAGAATAAGAGG taTCAATCAAGTTAGTCCAAAAGTGAAGAAGGCTTTGCAGTTATTGCGATTACGCCAAATCAATAATGGTGTTTTTGTTCGTCTACACAAATCTACTATCAATATGTTGCGTTTAGTAGAACCATACATTGCTTGGGG ATATCCCAACTTAAAAAGTGTTCGCGAGTTAATCTACAAACGTGGTTATGCTAAAGTCAACCATCAACGTATCCCTATCACTGATAACCAGATCATTGAGGCAAATCTCGGTAAAGAGAACATAATCTGTGTTGAAGATCTGATCCACGAAATTTACACTGTAGGAGAGAACTTCAAGAAAGCTAACAACTTCTTGTGGCCGTTTAAACTTAGCTGTGCAACTGGTGGCATGCGTAAGCAAACAACTCATTACGTCGAAGGAGGAGATCATGGCAATCGCGAAGACTTCATCAACAACATGATCAGAACAATGAATTAA
- the LOC130647635 gene encoding protein disulfide-isomerase A6 homolog, with the protein METPNLADITVLKQRILRHKDKAHANTNTTSTYVTRSGKISQPTKKDQALPFSENYTHATYTHQAIFLSSFLNSVLNLISGYANLTYRSIQDNGREQIEITRCRPDINASDGTPISAARVFVKDDGLCQFSLITGFVEELHIDISDESASSVTLFLEKLSDNYVFCYGLPKTLPEVKCYNQPFQFSQDYPYPHVRSKHCFLWYKYTKGISIRERQGRENPRCSACKKYRCIIARSCRLKQEKQKTGKLDGSKKDRQDTSVKNNTHRCVNINTASDPTVKRCRRKNISKAIAPKQKRSTSQAVNVYVITEKELDNTDAETANVNPYNYEFSENTQECKEAALLALSTTVSALYDKSDDVIELTGGNFNHLVINSDEVWLVEFYAPWCGHCKSLAPEWKKAATALKGVVKVGAVDMDVHGSVGGPYNVRGFPTIKIFGANKQSPKDYNAARSAQAIVDEALRTVQSVVKDRLSGRGGSRSGGSGGSGSGNSDDVVQLTDSNFEKEVLNTKDMVLVEFYAPWCGHCQRLAPEWAKAATELKGKVKVAALDATAHTVTGSRFQIQGYPTLKFFPAGAKDYSSAEEYDGGRTASDIVAWALDRHAASIDPPEIMELTSSKVLNENCNEKPLCVVSFLPDILDTGASGRNNYLNILKELGEKYKRKLWGWVWTAPGLHPSLESALGVGGFGYPAMAVVNVRKKVYVILRGSFGRDGIDELLKSIAVGRGRTEKLTKDLPTLSDVPAWDGKDGEMPAEEDIDLSDVDLDDLDEKKVEL; encoded by the exons atggaGACACCAAATCTTGCAGATATTACTGTCTTAAAACAAAGAATACTTCGACATAAGGATAAGGCACATGCTAATACGAATACTACATCAACATATGTGACACGGTCAGGGAAAATATCACAACCAACGAAAAAGGATCAGGCCTTACCGTTTTCTGAAAATTATACCCATGCGACATATACTCACCAAGCCATATTTTTAAGCTCGTTTTTAAACTCTGTTTTAAATCTTATTTCTGGTTATGCCAATTTAACTTACCGATCAATTCAAGATAATGGTCGTGAACAAATTGAAATTACTAGATGCAGACCAGATATAAATGCTTCAGATGGGACCCCAATAAGCGCAGCCCGTGTATTTGTGAAGGACGATGGATTATGTCAATTTTCTTTGATTACTGGTTTTGTTGAAGAATTACACATAGACATCTCTGACGAGTCTGCTTCATCAGTAAcactatttttagaaaaattaagTGATAATTACGTTTTCTGTTATGGCTTACCAAAAACCCTACCTGAAGTAAAATGTTACAATCagccttttcaattttcacaagATTACCCATATCCTCATGTAAGATCGAAACACTGCTTTTTGTGGTACAAATATACAAAAGGTATCAGTATTAGAGAACGACAAGGGCGTGAGAATCCCAGGTGCTCAGCATGTAAAAAATATCGATGCATTATTGCAAGAAGTTGCCGTTTAAAACAGGAAAAACAAAAGACAGGAAAACTAGATGGAAGTAAAAAGGATAGGCAGGATACATCTGTAAAAAACAATACACATAGATGTGTTAATATAAATACTGCTTCTGACCCTACTGTTAAAAGGtgcagaagaaaaaatataagcaAAGCTATTGCTCCGAAACAAAAGCGTAGCACATCCCAAGCAGTAAATGTTTACGTTATTACGGAAAAAGAATTAGACAACACTGATGCAGAGACTGCAAATGTTAATCCATATAACTATGAGTTTAGTGAAAATACACAAGAATGTAAAGAAG cTGCTCTATTGGCTTTGAGTACCACTGTGTCTGCATTATATGATAAAAGTGATGATGTCATTGAACTAACTGGTGGCAACTTCAACCATCTTGTTATCAACAGTGATGAAGTGTGGCTAGTAGAATTTTATGCTCCTTG GTGTGGACATTGTAAAAGTTTGGCACCAGAATGGAAGAAAGCTGCAACAGCGTTAAAGGGTGTTGTGAAAGTAGGAGCTGTTGATATGGATGTGCACGGATCTGTAGGTGGACCCTACAATGTTCGTGGCTTTCCAACTATTAAAATCTTTGGTGCCAATAAACAATCTCCCAAAGATTATAATG CTGCTCGTTCTGCACAAGCAATCGTGGATGAAGCCCTAAGAACTGTCCAATCAGTCGTCAAAGATCGTCTTAGTGGCAGAGGTGGCTCTAGA TCTGGTGGAAGTGGTGGAAGCGGAAGTGGCAATTCTGATGATGTTGTTCAACTGACTGATTCTAACTTTGAAAAAGAAGTTCTCAACACAAAAGATATGGTTTTGGTTGAATTTTATGCACCATG GTGCGGACATTGTCAACGACTTGCTCCAGAATGGGCTAAAGCTGCTACTGAATTAAAGGGAAAAGTTAAGGTGGCAGCTCTTGATGCTACGGCTCACACAGTGACTGGTAGTAG ATTTCAAATACAGGGATACCCAACACTGAAATTCTTTCCAGCTGGCGCCAAGGATTACTCGTCCGCTGAAGAATATGACGGTGGCCGAACTGCTAGCGATATTGTGGCGTGGGCGTTGGACCGCCACGCTGCTTCAATTGATCCGCCAGAGATTATGGAATTAACATCAAGTAAAGTACTTAATGAGAATTGCAACGAGAAGCCTCTTTGTGTGGTATCGTTTTTACCTGATATCCTTGATACTGGTGCCTCTGGTAGAAATAACtacttaaatattttgaaagaacTTGGCGAGAAATACAAGCGCAAACTGTGGGGTTGGGTATGGACTGCACCTGGGCTTCATCCCAGCTTAGAATCTGCTCTTGGTGTTGGAGGCTTTGGATATCCAGCCATGGCTGTTGTCAACGTCAGAAAGAAG gTATACGTCATTCTACGTGGATCTTTCGGACGTGACGGTATCGACGAGTTGTTGAAGTCAATTGCAGTTGGACGTGGAAGAACGGAAAAGTTAACAAAGGATTTACCAACACTGTCTGATGTGCCAGCTTGGGATGGTAAAGATGGTGAGATGCCGGCCGAAGAGGACATTGATTTAAGCGATGTCGATCTTGACGACTTAGACGAGAAGAAAGTCGAGCTGTAA